TTTTTCTTCTTGTATAAGATCAAAAATTTGTTCGTCGCGTTGCATTTTTTCGTTTTTCGTTAATTTCCTGCAAAAATACAAAAAAACGTTTGTCAAACTGCTAGATTATGATATATTTGACATGTAATTTTTCAACAAATAATTAACATTAAACATGCCAATAACCGCCAACGATACCAGTAGAAAATCATGGTTAGAAGTACCTCAAAATAGTGACTTCCCTATTCAAAATATTCCTTTCGGTGTATTTCTTACCAAAGAAAATGTCGTGACTGTAGGAACGAGAATTGGCGATTATGCTATAGATTTAGGGGCTTTACAGCAATTAAACTATTTTGAAGGAATCGAATTAACCGATGATATGTTTATGCAGGATACGCTGAATGATTTTATTTCTGACGGAAAAAAAACATGGCGTTTGGTTCGAAATCGTATCGCTGAGATTTTTGATGAGAACAATCCGCAGTTAAGAGATACAACAAAACACCGAGATATTGTGATATTTAAAATTGAAGATGTAGAAATGCAGCTTCCAGTTTTAATTGGTGATTATACGGACTTTTATTCTAGTAAAGAACACGCTACAAACGTAGGTAAAATGTTCCGCGATCCAGAAAATGCTTTATTGCCAAACTGGCTGCACATTCCGGTTGGATATCACGGAAGAAGTTCTACAATTGTGCCATCTGGAATTCCGGTTCACAGACCTATGGGACAAACTTTGCCTGCTGGACATGACACACCTGTTTTTGGTGCTTCACGTTTAGTAGATTTCGAATTGGAAACTGCTTTTATTACAACCGACGTAAATGTAATGGGAGAAAATATCCCAACTTACGAAGCTGAAGATTATATTTTCGGAATGGTTTTGTTAAATGACTGGAGCGCGCGTGATATTCAAAAATGGGAATATGTGCCTCTTGGTCCATTCTTAGCTAAAAACTTTGCCACTTCAATTTCTCCTTGGATCGTAACTATGGATGCTCTAGAGCCTTTTAGAACAAAAGGACCTAAACAGGATCCATCCCCACTGCCTTATTTACAGACAAAAGGAAAGAAAGCTTTTGATATTCACTTAGAAGTTTCATTAAAACCGGAAAATCAAGATGAAGAAACTGTGATTTCACGATCCAACTTCAAATACTTATATTGGTCAATGAGCCAGCAATTGGCACATCATACTTCAAATGGATGCCGTGTGAATTCTGGTGATATGATGGGATCAGGAACTATTTCAGGACCGACTCCAGATAGCTTTGGTTCTATGCTGGAATTAACGTGGGGCGGAAAAAATCCTATTACGTTAAAAGATGGAAGTGAACGTAAATTTATTGAAGATAACGACACTGTTATAATTCGCGGTTTCTGCGA
This is a stretch of genomic DNA from Flavobacterium endoglycinae. It encodes these proteins:
- the fahA gene encoding fumarylacetoacetase — encoded protein: MPITANDTSRKSWLEVPQNSDFPIQNIPFGVFLTKENVVTVGTRIGDYAIDLGALQQLNYFEGIELTDDMFMQDTLNDFISDGKKTWRLVRNRIAEIFDENNPQLRDTTKHRDIVIFKIEDVEMQLPVLIGDYTDFYSSKEHATNVGKMFRDPENALLPNWLHIPVGYHGRSSTIVPSGIPVHRPMGQTLPAGHDTPVFGASRLVDFELETAFITTDVNVMGENIPTYEAEDYIFGMVLLNDWSARDIQKWEYVPLGPFLAKNFATSISPWIVTMDALEPFRTKGPKQDPSPLPYLQTKGKKAFDIHLEVSLKPENQDEETVISRSNFKYLYWSMSQQLAHHTSNGCRVNSGDMMGSGTISGPTPDSFGSMLELTWGGKNPITLKDGSERKFIEDNDTVIIRGFCENAEVRIGFGEVSSQLLPPFIRQ